A genomic region of Arachis hypogaea cultivar Tifrunner chromosome 5, arahy.Tifrunner.gnm2.J5K5, whole genome shotgun sequence contains the following coding sequences:
- the LOC112800040 gene encoding heat shock factor protein HSF8-like isoform X1 — translation MDASTSGGDGGGGGSTNGATPAPAPVPIPNANAPPPFLSKTYDMVDDPSTDAIVSWSATNNSFVVWNPPEFARDLLPKYFKHNNFSSFVRQLNTYGFRKVDPDRWEFANEGFLRGQKHLLRNITRRKPAHGHHQQSQQSHVQNSSVGACVEVGKFGLEEEVERLKRDKNVLMQELVRLKQQQQTTDDQLQTMVQRLQGMEQRQQQMMSFLAKAVQSPGFFAQFVQQQNENNRRISEVNKKRRLKQEGIAETDSAAAPDGQIVKYQPLINDSAKAMLRQIMKWDTSRAESFSKDPDNYLIGDGSSSSSGAMDSGSSSSWTSGVTLQEVPPTSVQSSHVPITPGAPGHVPSAAKPEIQSLPQAGVPEKVTRVGASDIPSIHVPQADVIMPDLAPIDEIESGSMLGIPEDNYMAPEAGDEGFMDPDSLGVSGSFPIDFEGISPDADLDDFLGNPSIWDDLLQTPVQEDTETDIEASKVNEVQPAENGWDKTQHLDQLTKQMGHLSSEAK, via the exons ATGGATGCGAGTACCAGCGGTGGAGATGGCGGTGGCGGAGGAAGCACTAACGGGGCCACGCCGGCGCCGGCGCCGGTACCGATTCCGAACGCGAACGCGCCGCCGCCGTTCCTGAGCAAGACGTACGACATGGTGGACGACCCTTCAACGGACGCAATCGTGTCGTGGAGCGCTACGAACAACAGCTTTGTGGTTTGGAACCCACCGGAATTCGCGAGAGACCTTTTGCCGAAATACTTCAAGCACAACAACTTTTCCAGCTTCGTTAGACAGCTCAACACTTAT GGTTTTAGGAAGGTTGATCCAGATCGATGGGAATTTGCAAATGAGGGCTTTTTGAGGGGCCAAAAGCACTTGCTTAGGAATATAACACGAAGAAAACCTGCCCATGGTCATCATCAACAATCTCAGCAATCACATGTACAAAATTCATCAGTAGGGGCATGCGTAGAAGTTGGTAAGTTTGGGCTCGAGGAAGAGGTTGAGAGGCTTAAAAGAGACAAAAATGTGCTCATGCAGGAACTTGTCAGGCTGAAGCAGCAACAACAGACCACTGATGACCAACTGCAAACAATGGTTCAACGCCTTCAGGGCATGGAGCAAAGACAACAACAAATGATGTCATTCCTTGCTAAAGCCGTACAGAGCCCTGGCTTCTTTGCGCAGTTCGTACAACAGCAAAATGAGAATAATAGGCGTATAAGTGAAGTCAACAAAAAGCGCCGGCTCAAGCAAGAAGGTATTGCTGAAACTGACTCTGCTGCTGCTCCTGATGGGCAAATTGTTAAGTATCAACCTCTGATTAACGATTCAGCAAAAGCAATGCTAAGACAGATCATGAAATGGGATACTTCTCGAGCAGAATCTTTTAGTAAAGACCCTGATAATTACCTGATTGGTGATGGTTCGTCATCCTCATCTGGTGCGATGGACAGTGGCAGCTCCTCAAGCTGGACCTCTGGAGTAACACTTCAGGAGGTCCCGCCAACTTCAGTGCAGTCTTCTCATGTTCCAATTACTCCGGGGGCTCCAGGGCATGTTCCCTCAGCTGCCAAACCTGAAATTCAATCTTTACCACAGGCTGGAGTTCCTGAAAAGGTTACAAGGGTTGGAGCATCTGACATACCTTCTATCCATGTTCCTCAAGCAGATGTCATCATGCCTGATCTTGCACCAATAGATGAAATAGAGTCTGGAAGTATGCTTGGTATTCCGGAAGATAATTATATGGCTCCTGAAGCTGGTGATGAGGGATTTATGGATCCTGATTCATTGGGGGTTAGTGGatcatttcccattgattttgaAGGAATTTCACCTGATGCGGACCTTGATGACTTCTTAGGAAATCCATCTATTTGGGATGACCTTTTGCAAACCCCAGTGCAAGAGGATACTGAGACTGATATTGAAGCTTCCAAAGTTAATGAGGTGCAACCAGCCGAAAATGGTTGGGATAAAACTCAACATTTGGATCAACTTACAAAGCAGATGGGTCATCTTTCTTCTGAAGCAAAATAG
- the LOC112800040 gene encoding heat shock factor protein HSF8-like isoform X2 — translation MEQKRKIDKESSSQGFRKVDPDRWEFANEGFLRGQKHLLRNITRRKPAHGHHQQSQQSHVQNSSVGACVEVGKFGLEEEVERLKRDKNVLMQELVRLKQQQQTTDDQLQTMVQRLQGMEQRQQQMMSFLAKAVQSPGFFAQFVQQQNENNRRISEVNKKRRLKQEGIAETDSAAAPDGQIVKYQPLINDSAKAMLRQIMKWDTSRAESFSKDPDNYLIGDGSSSSSGAMDSGSSSSWTSGVTLQEVPPTSVQSSHVPITPGAPGHVPSAAKPEIQSLPQAGVPEKVTRVGASDIPSIHVPQADVIMPDLAPIDEIESGSMLGIPEDNYMAPEAGDEGFMDPDSLGVSGSFPIDFEGISPDADLDDFLGNPSIWDDLLQTPVQEDTETDIEASKVNEVQPAENGWDKTQHLDQLTKQMGHLSSEAK, via the exons ATGGAGCAGAAGAGGAAAATTGACAAAGAAAGCAGTTCTCAG GGTTTTAGGAAGGTTGATCCAGATCGATGGGAATTTGCAAATGAGGGCTTTTTGAGGGGCCAAAAGCACTTGCTTAGGAATATAACACGAAGAAAACCTGCCCATGGTCATCATCAACAATCTCAGCAATCACATGTACAAAATTCATCAGTAGGGGCATGCGTAGAAGTTGGTAAGTTTGGGCTCGAGGAAGAGGTTGAGAGGCTTAAAAGAGACAAAAATGTGCTCATGCAGGAACTTGTCAGGCTGAAGCAGCAACAACAGACCACTGATGACCAACTGCAAACAATGGTTCAACGCCTTCAGGGCATGGAGCAAAGACAACAACAAATGATGTCATTCCTTGCTAAAGCCGTACAGAGCCCTGGCTTCTTTGCGCAGTTCGTACAACAGCAAAATGAGAATAATAGGCGTATAAGTGAAGTCAACAAAAAGCGCCGGCTCAAGCAAGAAGGTATTGCTGAAACTGACTCTGCTGCTGCTCCTGATGGGCAAATTGTTAAGTATCAACCTCTGATTAACGATTCAGCAAAAGCAATGCTAAGACAGATCATGAAATGGGATACTTCTCGAGCAGAATCTTTTAGTAAAGACCCTGATAATTACCTGATTGGTGATGGTTCGTCATCCTCATCTGGTGCGATGGACAGTGGCAGCTCCTCAAGCTGGACCTCTGGAGTAACACTTCAGGAGGTCCCGCCAACTTCAGTGCAGTCTTCTCATGTTCCAATTACTCCGGGGGCTCCAGGGCATGTTCCCTCAGCTGCCAAACCTGAAATTCAATCTTTACCACAGGCTGGAGTTCCTGAAAAGGTTACAAGGGTTGGAGCATCTGACATACCTTCTATCCATGTTCCTCAAGCAGATGTCATCATGCCTGATCTTGCACCAATAGATGAAATAGAGTCTGGAAGTATGCTTGGTATTCCGGAAGATAATTATATGGCTCCTGAAGCTGGTGATGAGGGATTTATGGATCCTGATTCATTGGGGGTTAGTGGatcatttcccattgattttgaAGGAATTTCACCTGATGCGGACCTTGATGACTTCTTAGGAAATCCATCTATTTGGGATGACCTTTTGCAAACCCCAGTGCAAGAGGATACTGAGACTGATATTGAAGCTTCCAAAGTTAATGAGGTGCAACCAGCCGAAAATGGTTGGGATAAAACTCAACATTTGGATCAACTTACAAAGCAGATGGGTCATCTTTCTTCTGAAGCAAAATAG
- the LOC112800041 gene encoding heat stress transcription factor A-1d-like: MSGVSTSGGDDGGGMLVPAPAPMPMPMPSTNTPPPFLSKTYDMVEDPSTDPIVSWSATNNSFVVWNPPEFARDLLPKYFKHNNFSSFVRQLNTYGFRKVDPDRWEFANEGFLRGQKHLLRTITRRKPAHGHSHQQAPQSHGQSSTVGACVEVGKFGIEEEVERLKRDKNVLMQELVRLRQQQQATDSKMQTMAQRLHGMEQRQQQMMSFLAKAVQSPGFFAQFVQHQSENNRRITEVNKKRRLRPEGISETEPATVPAGQIVKYQPMMNDLAKSMLKQIIKWDASHVDALSKNSDNYLIADDTMTSTWPSGSGVTLQEVPPASLQSSHTPAATGTQGHIPSAAIPDILSLPQVAAPEKVTKDGSSGAPSIHASQADVIMPGLPSINETETRSNIQMPEKGDEGYMDPNSLGVGASFPIDIEGFSPEIDIDDFLSNPSIWDDLLQTPVPVDIEEDVAKESKGNGVETTENGWDKTQRMDHLTEQMGLLSSDVQKRV; encoded by the exons ATGAGTGGAGTGAGTACCAGCGGTGGAGACGATGGCGGTGGCATGCTCGTGCCGGCGCCGGCACCGATGCCGATGCCGATGCCGAGCACGAACACGCCGCCGCCGTTCCTGAGCAAGACGTACGACATGGTAGAGGACCCTTCAACGGACCCGATCGTGTCGTGGAGCGCAACGAACAATAGCTTCGTGGTTTGGAACCCACCGGAATTCGCAAGGGACCTTTTGCCGAAATACTTCAAGCACAACAACTTCTCCAGCTTCGTTAGGCAGTTGAACACTTAC GGTTTCAGGAAGGTTGATCCAGATCGCTGGGAATTTGCAAATGAAGGATTTTTGAGGGGTCAAAAGCACTTACTTAGAACTATAACTCGGCGGAAACCTGCCCATGGTCATAGTCATCAACAGGCTCCACAATCACATGGACAGAGTTCAACAGTAGGGGCATGTGTAGAAGTTGGGAAGTTTGGGATTGAGGAAGAGGTTGAGAGACTTAAAAGAGATAAGAACGTCCTCATGCAAGAGCTTGTGAGGTTGCGACAGCAGCAACAGGCCACCGATAGCAAGATGCAGACAATGGCTCAGCGCCTTCATGGAATGGAGCAACGACAACAACAAATGATGTCATTTCTGGCAAAAGCTGTTCAAAGCCCAGGATTCTTTGCTCAGTTTGTGCAACACCAAAGTGAGAACAATAGACGCATAACTGAAGTCAATAAAAAGCGTCGGCTCAGGCCGGAAGGCATTTCCGAAACTGAGCCTGCTACTGTTCCTGCTGGACAAATTGTGAAATATCAGCCTATGATGAATGACCTAGCAAAATCAATGCTAAAGCAAATTATCAAATGGGATGCTTCTCATGTCGATGCTCTAAGTAAAAACTCAGATAATTACTTGATTGCCGATGACACCATGACTTCAACCTGGCCTTCTGGTTCTGGGGTAACACTTCAAGAGGTTCCTCCGGCTTCATTGCAGTCCTCCCACACTCCTGCTGCTACAGGGACTCAAGGACACATCCCATCAGCAGCCATACCTGATATTCTGTCTTTACCACAAGTTGCAGCTCCTGAAAAAGTTACAAAGGATGGATCATCTGGGGCACCTTCTATCCATGCTTCTCAAGCAGATGTTATCATGCCTGGTCTTCCTTCGATAAATGAGACAGAGACAAGAAGTAATATTCAAATGCCAGAGAAAGGGGACGAGGGATATATGGATCCTAATTCACTAGGAGTTGGTGCGTCATTTCCTATTGATATAGAAGGTTTTTCCCCTGAAATAGACATCGATGATTTCTTATCGAATCCTTCTATCTGGGATGATCTCTTGCAAACTCCAGTGCCCGTGGATATTGAGGAAGATGTTGCCAAAGAGTCCAAGGGTAATGGGGTGGAAACAACAGAAAATGGATGGGACAAAACTCAACGCATGGATCACCTTACTGAGCAGATGGGTCTTCTTTCTTCGGATGTACAAAAGAGAGTTTGA
- the LOC112804073 gene encoding mitogen-activated protein kinase kinase 10-like, with protein sequence MTLVIRERRHQQALRLSLPQRNPPSLSSSSSSSSSSPLPHASVSLSGSSSSSSSVLVNLSDLEKLAVLGHGNDGIVYKVRHKKSNCFYALKVIRSNPIIGIDGSPNHVEAEILKKMDSPYVVKCHAVFDNGSCSDNGVSFVMEYMGGGSLYDILKHHRTLSEDVISDVAKRVLEGLNYLHAMHVVHRDIKPSNLLVNEKGEVKIADFGVSHVVVEEKESNGGGGDYDLHHYGNAGTCAYMSPERIDPESWRGGGGGDGFAGDVWSMGVVVLECFLGHFPLIRAEQRPDWATLMCAICFGEKVEMPETASPEFKSFVLRCLEKDWRKRATVKELLQHPFVNRGGCCNFSRKRLGDYVVLQG encoded by the coding sequence ATGACATTGGTTATCAGAGAAAGGAGGCACCAACAAGCTCTAAGGCTCTCTTTGCCGCAAAGAAACCCTCCTTCGttatcgtcgtcgtcgtcgtcatcgTCGTCGTCACCACTTCCACATGCATCAGTATCATTATCAGGatcttcttcatcttcctcctcgGTCCTAGTTAACCTCTCAGACCTCGAGAAGCTCGCGGTTCTTGGCCATGGAAACGATGGCATAGTGTACAAGGTTCGACACAAGAAGAGTAATTGCTTCTACGCATTGAAAGTGATACGCTCCAACCCTATAATCGGCATTGATGGAAGCCCTAACCACGTGGAGGCAGAGATTCTGAAGAAGATGGATTCGCCGTACGTAGTGAAGTGTCATGCGGTTTTCGACAACGGTTCTTGcagtgataatggtgtaagctTTGTTATGGAGTACATGGGTGGAGGGTCGTTGTATGATATCTTGAAACATCATCGTACACTGTCGGAGGATGTGATCTCTGATGTTGCGAAGCGCGTGTTGGAAGGGCTTAACTATTTGCATGCCATGCACGTTGTGCACAGAGACATTAAGCCCTCGAACTTGCTCGTGAATGAGAAGGGTGAGGTGAAGATAGCGGATTTTGGGGTGAGCCACGTGGTGGTGGAAGAGAAAGAGAGTAATGGCGGTGGTGGTGATTATGATCTTCATCACTATGGCAATGCAGGCACGTGTGCATACATGAGTCCTGAAAGGATTGATCCTGAGAGTTGGAGAGGAGGTGGTGGTGGGGATGGTTTTGCCGGCGATGTTTGGTCGATGGGGGTGGTGGTTTTGGAGTGCTTTCTGGGGCATTTTCCGTTGATCAGGGCGGAGCAGAGACCGGACTGGGCAACACTGATGTGTGCCATTTGCTTTGGGGAAAAGGTGGAGATGCCGGAGACGGCGTCGCCGGAGTTCAAGAGCTTTGTACTGAGGTGTCTTGAGAAGGATTGGAGGAAGAGGGCAACAGTGAAGGAGCTTCTCCAACACCCTTTTGTTAATAGAGGAGGGTGTTGCAATTTCAGTAGAAAAAGGCTTGGTGATTATGTTGTTCTTCAGGGGTGA
- the LOC112800043 gene encoding protein SAMBA-like isoform X1, with the protein MSSPAHSSVSTTAVVGGGGGGGGSSSNAALSIDDFHFPFDPISTHEQKDDAMLVLKKDLMAALDKEVKALDEDNWKFEGPRSRIHLVSHRGNYLRQPTEASKNWSLTQPK; encoded by the exons ATGTCATCACCGGCTCATTCATCTGTGTCAACCACCGCGGTTGTTGGTGGAGGCGGCGGCGGAGGTGGCAGTAGCAGCAATGCCGCACTTTCCATTGACGATTTCCATTTCCCCTTTGACCCCATTTCAACGCATGAACAGAAGGATGATGCCATGCTAg TGTTGAAGAAGGATCTCATGGCTGCTCTTGACAAGGAGGTTAAAGCCTTGGATGAAGACAACTGGAAGTTTGAAGGACCACGTTCCCGGATCCACCTCGTATCACATCGAG GCAACTATCTACGTCAACCCACAGAAGCTTCAAAGAATTGGAGTTTGACTCAACCAAAATAG
- the LOC112800043 gene encoding protein SAMBA-like isoform X2, which yields MSSPAHSSVSTTAVVGGGGGGGGSSSNAALSIDDFHFPFDPISTHEQKDDAMLVLKKDLMAALDKEVKALDEDNWKFEGPRSRIHLVSHRDSTMTISLIYIGPSH from the exons ATGTCATCACCGGCTCATTCATCTGTGTCAACCACCGCGGTTGTTGGTGGAGGCGGCGGCGGAGGTGGCAGTAGCAGCAATGCCGCACTTTCCATTGACGATTTCCATTTCCCCTTTGACCCCATTTCAACGCATGAACAGAAGGATGATGCCATGCTAg TGTTGAAGAAGGATCTCATGGCTGCTCTTGACAAGGAGGTTAAAGCCTTGGATGAAGACAACTGGAAGTTTGAAGGACCACGTTCCCGGATCCACCTCGTATCACATCGAG ATAGTACAATGACCATTTCCCTTATCTACATTGGCCCGAGTCACTGA
- the LOC112800042 gene encoding syntaxin-22-like — protein sequence MSFQDIEAGRQFASRRGNINGKQDPTQAVAAGIFQINTAVSTFQRLVNTLGTPKDTPELREKLHKTRLHIGQLVKDTSAKLKQASEIDHQSNINASKKIADAKLAKDFQAVLKEFQKAQRLAAERETAYTPFVPQAAPSSYTANEADANSGKMPEQRALLVESRRQEVVFLDNEIAFNEAIIEERDQGIQEIQQQIGEVNEIFKDLAVLVHEQGAMIDDIGSNIEHSHAATAQARSQLAKASKTQRSNSSLTCLLLVIFGIVLLIVIVVLAA from the exons ATGAGCTTTCAAGACATCGAGGCCGGCCGGCAGTTCGCTTCCCGCCGAGGCAACATCAACGGCAAGCAAGACCCCACTCAGGCGGTGGCTGCCGGAATTTTCCAGATCAACACTGCGGTCTCCACCTTCCAGAGGCTCGTTAACACCCTAGGAACCCCCAAAGACACCCCCGAGCTCCGCGAGAAGCT GCACAAGACAAGGCTGCACATTGGACAATTGGTGAAGGACACTTCAGCGAAGCTTAAACAAGCTAGTGAAATTGATCACCAATCTAATATCAAT GCAAGCAAGAAGATAGCAGATGCTAAACTCGCGAAAGATTTTCAGGCAGTGTTGAAAGAATTTCAGAAGGCACAGCGTCTTGCGGCAGAGAGGGAAACAGCTTACACCCCATTTGTTCCACAAGCAGCTCCATCCAG CTATACAGCTAATGAAGCAGATGCTAATTCTGGTAAGATGCCAGAACAGCGTGCCCTTCTTGTGGAATCCAGAAG GCAGGAGGTGGTGTTTTTAGATAATGAGATTGCCTTCAATGAGGCTATCATTGAAGAAAGAGATCAAGGCATTCAAGAAATTCAGCAGCAAATTGGTGAAGTAAATGAAATTTTTAAAGACCTTGCTGTGCTTGTGCATGAACAAGGAGCTATGATTG atGATATTGGGTCCAACATTGAGCATTCCCATGCAGCAACTGCACAAGCAAGATCTCAACTTGCTAAAGCTTCAAAGACTCAAAGATCAAATTCTTCTTTG ACATGCTTGCTTTTGGTGATATTTGGAATTGTGCTTCTAATTGTCATCGTTGTTCTGGCTGCTTAG
- the LOC112800044 gene encoding binding partner of ACD11 1-like, which translates to MSSIKTVKVSNVSLGATDRDIKEFFSFSGDIEYVELRSHDERSQIAYVTFKDAQGAETAVLLSGATIVDLSVTITPDPDYKLPPAAFASAPKESQAPGGADSALRKAEDVVSSMLAKGFILGKDAVNKAKTFDEKHQLTSSASAKVASIDQKIGFSEKITAGASAVSGRVREVDQKFQVSEKTKSAFAAAEQKVSTAGSALMKNRYILTGASWVTGAFNRVSKAAEDVGQKTKEKVVSAEEQQKRQVEDQYAQVLSESPKAGSAASEHHSSKPAPAQGLIL; encoded by the exons ATGTCGTCG ATAAAGACTGTTAAGGTCAGTAACGTTTCCTTGGGAGCTACTGATCGAGATATTAAggagttcttttctttttctggtGACATTGAATATGTTGAGCTTCGGAG TCATGATGAACGGTCCCAAATTGCTTATGTTACCTTCAAGGATGCACAGGGAGCTGAGACTGCAGTACTGCTATCG GGAGCAACTATAGTTGATTTGTCGGTTACAATAACTCCAGATCCAGATTACAAACTTCCACCTGCTGCCTTTGCATCAGCT CCAAAAGAAAGTCAAGCTCCCGGTGGTGCTGATTCTGCTTTAAGGAAGGCAGAGGATGTGGTTTCAAGCATGCTGGCCAAGGGCTTTATCTTAGGGAAGGATGCTGTCAACAAAGCAAAGACTTTTGATGAGAAGCACCAATTAACCTCATCTGCCTCAGCAAAAGTTGCATCTATTGATCAGAAAATTGGGTTCAGTGAGAAAATAACTGCTGGTGCTTCAGCTGTAAGTGGTAGAGTTCGAGAGGTTGACCAAAAGTTCCAGGTTTCAGAGAAGACCAAATCGGCATTTGCAGCTGCAGAGCAAAAAGTCAGTACTGCTGGTTCTGCCTTGATGAAGAATCGCTATATACTTACTGGTGCCTCCTGGGTAACAGGTGCTTTCAACAGGGTTTCTAAGGCGGCTGAGGATGTAGGACAGAAGACGAAAGAGAAAGTAGTTAGCGCAGAAGAGCAACAGAAGCGACAAGTGGAAGATCAGTATGCGCAAGTCCTTTCTGAGTCCCCAAAAGCAGGTTCGGCAGCAAGTGAACATCACTCTTCCAAGCCTGCCCCTGCTCAGGGTTTGATCCTTTGA